From the Chloroflexota bacterium genome, one window contains:
- a CDS encoding class D sortase — protein sequence MFRRKRSVDELSVEELERLLLLKKREERAQRLRRLASEGRVVQPAEPVAPAVQPPPAPPPRAEGYAVTTPQPAPAEQPKPEPSGRRLDMKRLREQLLLALEVLALVGLVVILAGSLLNLQELNREVVEASGSNRPTPTSTALIEVRVLPGGHEPPVPGREPVPAQYQHLVSPEVQVPIPTPGPEQPTRIVIPAINVDARVVEGDGWEQLKKGAGHHIGSANPGERGNCVISAHDDIYGEIFRDLHKLELEDEIIVYAGSQPYRYKVVAKRIIEPTQVEVMDPTPDPILTLITCYPYRIDTHRIVVIAALVQ from the coding sequence GTGTTTCGTAGAAAACGGTCTGTTGACGAACTGAGCGTAGAGGAACTGGAGCGCCTGCTGCTCCTCAAGAAGCGGGAAGAGCGCGCGCAACGATTGCGTCGCCTGGCCTCGGAGGGGCGCGTGGTGCAACCTGCCGAGCCGGTGGCGCCCGCCGTCCAGCCGCCGCCCGCGCCGCCCCCGCGCGCCGAGGGTTACGCCGTGACAACGCCGCAGCCAGCCCCCGCGGAGCAGCCCAAACCCGAACCGTCGGGCCGCCGCCTGGACATGAAGCGTCTGCGCGAGCAGTTGCTCTTGGCGCTTGAAGTGCTAGCGCTGGTCGGCCTGGTGGTCATCCTGGCGGGTTCGCTCCTCAACCTGCAGGAGTTGAACCGCGAGGTCGTGGAGGCCAGCGGCTCCAATCGGCCCACGCCCACGTCCACTGCACTCATAGAGGTTCGGGTGCTCCCTGGCGGGCACGAGCCGCCGGTGCCGGGGCGCGAGCCGGTGCCCGCGCAGTATCAGCACCTGGTGTCGCCCGAAGTGCAGGTGCCCATCCCCACGCCCGGCCCCGAACAGCCGACGCGCATCGTGATCCCGGCCATCAACGTGGACGCGCGCGTGGTAGAAGGCGATGGGTGGGAGCAACTGAAGAAGGGCGCGGGCCACCATATCGGCTCGGCCAACCCGGGCGAACGCGGCAACTGCGTCATCTCGGCCCACGACGACATCTACGGCGAGATCTTCCGCGACCTACACAAACTGGAACTGGAAGATGAGATCATCGTGTACGCGGGTTCGCAGCCGTACCGCTACAAGGTGGTGGCGAAGCGCATCATTGAGCCGACGCAGGTAGAGGTGATGGATCCGACGCCCGACCCGATCCTGACGCTCATCACCTGCTACCCGTACCGGATAGACACGCACCGCATCGTTGTGATTGCGGCGCTGGTGCAATAA